A genomic window from Vicia villosa cultivar HV-30 ecotype Madison, WI unplaced genomic scaffold, Vvil1.0 scaffold8, whole genome shotgun sequence includes:
- the LOC131643186 gene encoding putative pentatricopeptide repeat-containing protein At1g26500 — protein MMFLRRATALLLTNNLTVQPLRRHFSNPISPVNQQDLLRVCTILYQQQNSPESRLHSKLASSNFQLTHEFFLQVCNNFPYSWRPVYRFFLFTQLQKNPTFTHSSVSFNKMLDVVSKSRNIDLFWNLLNEASIRRLANDKTFVIALKTLGGARELKKCVEFFHLMNCNGCGYSVERLNKVVDEMCRVKLVEEAKFVVFKMKDWIKPDGVSYKHLISGFCEKGDLIEASKIWNLMVDEGFVPDVDAVEKFMETFFKVNQFGEALKLFEAMRLKRMDELGVSTYRLVIKWLCKKGMMNRAHEVFDEMCERGILVDSLTLGYVVYGLLAKHRVREAYQVVEKIDVVDISVYHGLIKGLLKLRRASEATQVFREMIKRGCEPNMHTYIMLLQGHLGRRGRKGSDPLVNFDTIFVGGLVKVGHSKEAMKYVERVMDRGMEVPRFDYNKFLHYFSNEEGAVMFEDVAKKLREVGLVDLADILERYGQKMATRDRRRNRFPTTEDTKQDM, from the coding sequence ATGATGTTTCTTCGACGAGCCACCGCACTTTTATTGACAAACAACCTCACCGTTCAACCCCTCCGCCGCCACTTCTCAAACCCCATTTCACCGGTAAACCAACAAGATCTCCTCCGAGTCTGCACCATTCTCTACCAACAGCAAAACTCGCCCGAGTCACGTCTGCACTCAAAACTCGCCTCTTCCAACTTCCAACTCACCCACGAATTCTTCCTCCAAGTCTGCAACAATTTCCCTTACTCATGGCGACCCGTTTACCGTTTCTTCCTTTTCACGCAACTACAAAAAAACCCAACTTTCACTCACTCCTCTGTTTCCTTCAACAAAATGCTCGATGTTGTTTCCAAGTCTCGCAACATTGATCTCTTCTGGAACCTTCTTAACGAAGCGTCGATTCGTCGTTTGGCTAATGATAAGACCTTTGTGATTGCTTTGAAGACTCTTGGTGGTGCTAGAGAGTTGAAAAAGTGTGTGGAGTTTTTCCACTTGATGAATTGTAATGGGTGTGGTTATAGTGTTGAGAGATTGAATAAAGTTGTTGATGAAATGTGTAGGGTTAAGCTTGTGGAGGAAGCAAAGTTTGTTGTTTTCAAGATGAAGGATTGGATTAAACCTGATGGGGTTAGTTATAAGCATTTGATTAGTGGGTTTTGTGAAAAGGGTGATTTGATTGAAGCTTCTAAGATATGGAATTTGATGGTGGATGAAGGTTTTGTTCCTGATGTTGACGCGGTTGAGAAATTTATGGAGACGTTTTTTAAGGTTAATCAATTCGGCGAGGCTTTGAAGCTGTTTGAAGCGATGAGGTTGAAGAGAATGGATGAACTTGGTGTTTCGACTTATAGGCTTGTGATTAAGTGGTTGTGTAAAAAAGGGATGATGAATCGTGCTCATGaagtgtttgatgaaatgtgCGAGAGAGGTATTCTGGTTGATAGTTTGACGTTGGGATATGTTGTTTATGGGCTTCTAGCAAAACATAGAGTTAGAGAGGCTTATCAAGTTGTGGAGAAGATTGATGTTGTGGATATAAGTGTTTATCATGGATTGATAAAAGGGCTTTTGAAGTTGAGAAGAGCAAGTGAAGCGACTCAAGTGTTTAGGGAGATGATAAAGAGAGGTTGCGAACCGAATATGCATACTTATATAATGTTGTTGCAGGGTCATTTGGGGAGGAGAGGGAGGAAAGGGAGTGATCCTCTTGTGAATTTTGATACTATTTTTGTTGGTGGTTTGGTGAAAGTTGGACATTCGAAGGAAGCTATGAAGTATGTGGAGAGGGTGATGGATAGAGGGATGGAGGTGCCGAGGTTTGATTATAACAAGTTTTTGCATTACTTTTCAAATGAGGAAGGTGCGGTAATGTTTGAGGATGTAGCGAAAAAGTTGAGGGAAGTAGGGTTAGTTGATTTGGCAGACATATTGGAGAGATATGGACAGAAGATGGCAACTAGAGATAGGAGGAGGAATAGATTTCCAACAACCGAAGATACTAAACAGGACATGTAA
- the LOC131643263 gene encoding uncharacterized protein LOC131643263 isoform X1 → MAWATSVGAHWEKTEAEYNAEWTKLAYLDGPGYTAWDQIEAKFDLQRKYFSGSSSHGVQNSIEKAPIQTCSSHFISSMAESNREHNLHMAETAREIRESCARILKLLQKEMEATKSTSDGVSTSDEILLSVEGINEHSVSDESVQVKNFIMTSFSPSIDFNGGIVDLPKEITQKLRKTPESCVGIKVDVKITFADSFISEHPVVDSDVERDWYNTKVTPLDMDRKQNNSPVIINQGVFNPSNHLSDPPDLVPVPPPPLAPPWLPHSVYLRQLDSPPLIIESNNSFQLDQEVVTRIPSQIDNSIALQVINMLRKFSVKDTSVISNVFLLSLYACPIVSGFSGFGPSVSYTYQLFVERPLKITFFWNIALFQLQHRKCAIILYLANILLTDTPKVEREGTHFSVLDISNKALLLESNVGGEYKKSSYCPQHHMLELLDFTVLVEAMDSCVLPSYHFVIPFNSHNMISISLTSEYMQMTMKGKHSMKFDYGGTGYFFLPTTTLLFQQWDPGGWSSSLRSSILLVLKVSWRFAPITQHQYFVNFNLEDKVDFNGGSNVMTQIEEKPCHQSESLKWLEKRTRVT, encoded by the coding sequence ATGGCATGGGCTACATCAGTAGGAGCTCATTGGGAAAAAACAGAAGCTGAGTATAATGCTGAATGGACAAAATTGGCGTATCTGGACGGTCCGGGATATACAGCATGGGACCAAATTGAAGCCAAATTTGACCTGCAACGCAAATACTTCTCCGGGAGCTCTTCCCATGGTGTTCAGAACTCAATTGAAAAAGCTCCGATACAGACATGTTCATCTCACTTCATATCTTCAATGGCTGAATCGAATCGAGAACACAATTTGCATATGGCTGAAACTGCACGCGAAATACGAGAGTCGTGTGCTAGAATTCTCAAATTGTTGCAAAAGGAGATGGAAGCTACCAAATCAACGAGCGATGGGGTTTCGACTTCGGACGAAATTCTTCTGTCCGTGGAAGGAATTAATGAACATTCAGTCAGCGATGAATCTGTCCAAGTGAAGAATTTTATCATGACATCATTTTCTCCTTCAATTGATTTCAATGGTGGAATAGTAGATCTACCAAAAGAAATAACACAAAAGCTAAGAAAGACGCCGGAATCATGTGTTGGTATCAAAGTCGATGTCAAAATTACTTTTGCAGACTCGTTCATTTCTGAGCATCCGGTCGTCGATTCCGATGTTGAACGTGATTGGTATAACACAAAGGTGACACCGCTCGATATGGATAGAAAGCAAAACAACTCTCCAGTTATAATAAACCAAGGGGTTTTCAATCCTTCTAATCATCTATCAGATCCACCGGACTTAGTTCCAGTTCCGCCGCCGCCGCTTGCGCCACCATGGCTACCACACTCGGTTTACCTAAGACAACTCGACTCACCACCACTTATCATCGAAAGCAACAACTCTTTCCAACTGGATCAAGAGGTAGTAACTAGAATCCCGTCTCAAATTGATAATTCAATCGCTCTTCAAGTGATTAACATGTTGAGGAAATTTTCAGTTAAAGATACAAGCGTTATTAGTAATGTGTTTCTTCTCTCATTGTATGCTTGTCCTATTGTAAGTGGATTCTCTGGTTTTGGACCAAGCGTATCTTACACCTACCAGTTGTTTGTAGAAAGGCCTCTGAAAATTACTTTCTTTTGGAACATTGCTCTCTTTCAATTGCAACACAGGAAATGTGCTATTATTCTATACTTGGCCAATATCCTTCTAACTGATACACCAAAAGTGGAAAGGGAAGGCACACATTTTTCTGTTTTGGATATATCAAATAAGGCCTTGTTATTGGAATCAAATGTTGGAGGAGAATACAAAAAGTCTTCTTATTGTCCACAACATCATATGCTAGAACTTCTTGATTTTACTGTGTTGGTGGAAGCAATGGATTCATGTGTCCTGCCCTCTTATCATTTTGTTATCCCTTTCAATAGTCACAACATGATATCTATAAGCTTGACTTCAGAATACATGCAGATGACAATGAAAGGAAAACACTCCATGAAATTTGATTATGGTGGCACTGGATATTTTTTCCTTCCCACAACAACTTTACTATTCCAACAATGGGATCCAGGTGGCTGGTCTAGTTCATTGAGAAGTTCTATACTACTTGTTTTGAAGGTCTCTTGGAGATTTGCTCCTATCACCCAACACCAATATTTTGTTAActtcaaccttgaggacaaggttgattTTAATGGGGGGAGTAATGTTATGACTCAAATTGAAGAAAAGCCATGTCATCAAAGTGAGTCATTAAAATGGTTAGAGAAAAGGACACGTGTCACTTGA
- the LOC131643263 gene encoding putative pentatricopeptide repeat-containing protein At1g26500 isoform X2 produces MMFLRRATALLLTNNLTVQPLRRHFSNPISPVNQQDLLRVCTILYQQQNSPESRLHSKLASSNFQLTHEFFLQVCNNFPYSWRPVYRFFLFTQLQKNPTFTHSSVSFNKMLDVVSKSRNIDLFWNLLNEAAIRRLANDKTFVIALKTLGGARELKKCVEFFHLMNCNGCGYSVERLNKVVDEMCRVKLVEEAKFVVFKMKDWIKPDGVSYKHLISGFCEKGDLIEASKIWNLMVDEGFVPDVDAVEKFMETFFKVNQFGEALKLFETMRLKRMDELGVSTYRLVIKWLCKKGMMNRAHEVFDELCERGILVDSLTLGYVVYGLLAKHRVREAYQVVEKIDVVDISVYHGLIKGLLKLRRASEATQVFREMIKRGCEPNMHTYIMLLQGHLGRRGRKGSDPLVNFDTIFVGGLVKVGHSKEAMKYVERVMDRGMEVPRFDYNKFLHYFSNEEGAVMFEDVAKKLKEVGLVDLADILERYGQKMATRDRRRNRFPIIEDTNV; encoded by the coding sequence ATGATGTTTCTCCGACGAGCCACCGCACTTTTATTGACAAACAACCTCACCGTTCAACCCCTCCGCCGCCACTTCTCAAACCCCATTTCACCGGTAAACCAACAAGATCTCCTCCGAGTCTGCACCATTCTCTACCAACAGCAAAACTCGCCCGAGTCACGTCTCCACTCAAAACTCGCCTCTTCCAACTTCCAACTCACCCACGAATTCTTCCTACAGGTTTGCAACAATTTCCCTTACTCATGGCGACCCGTTTACCGTTTCTTCCTTTTCACGCAACTACAAAAAAACCCAACTTTCACTCACTCCTCTGTTTCCTTCAACAAAATGCTCGATGTTGTTTCCAAGTCTCGCAACATTGATCTCTTCTGGAACCTTCTTAACGAAGCGGCGATTCGTCGTTTGGCTAATGATAAGACCTTTGTGATTGCTTTGAAGACTCTTGGTGGTGCTAGAGAGTTGAAAAAGTGTGTGGAGTTTTTCCACTTGATGAATTGTAATGGGTGTGGTTATAGTGTTGAGAGATTGAATAAAGTTGTTGATGAAATGTGTAGGGTTAAGCTTGTTGAGGAAGCAAAGTTTGTTGTTTTCAAGATGAAGGATTGGATTAAACCTGATGGGGTTAGTTATAAGCATTTGATTAGTGGGTTTTGTGAAAAGGGTGATTTGATTGAAGCTTCTAAGATATGGAATTTGATGGTGGATGAAGGTTTTGTTCCTGATGTTGACGCGGTTGAGAAATTTATGGAGACGTTTTTTAAGGTTAATCAATTCGGCGAGGCTTTGAAGCTGTTTGAAACGATGAGGTTGAAGAGAATGGATGAACTTGGTGTTTCGACTTATAGGCTTGTGATTAAGTGGTTGTGTAAAAAAGGGATGATGAATCGTGCTCATGAAGTGTTTGATGAACTGTGCGAGAGAGGTATTCTGGTTGATAGTTTGACGTTGGGATATGTTGTTTATGGGCTTCTAGCAAAACATAGAGTTAGAGAGGCTTATCAAGTTGTGGAGAAGATTGATGTTGTGGATATAAGTGTTTATCATGGATTAATAAAAGGGCTTTTGAAGTTGAGAAGAGCAAGTGAAGCGACTCAAGTGTTTAGGGAGATGATAAAGAGAGGTTGCGAACCGAATATGCATACTTATATAATGTTGCTGCAGGGTCATTTGGGGAGGAGAGGGAGGAAAGGGAGTGATCCTCTTGTGAATTTTGATACTATTTTTGTTGGTGGTTTGGTGAAAGTTGGACATTCGAAGGAAGCTATGAAGTATGTGGAGAGGGTGATGGATAGAGGGATGGAGGTGCCGAGGTTTGATTATAACAAGTTTTTGCATTACTTTTCAAATGAGGAAGGTGCGGTAATGTTTGAGGATGTAGCGAAAAAGTTGAAGGAAGTAGGGTTAGTTGATTTGGCAGACATATTGGAGAGATATGGACAGAAGATGGCAACTAGAGATAGGAGGAGGAATAGATTTCCAATAATCGAAGATACTAATGTATGA
- the LOC131643156 gene encoding putative pentatricopeptide repeat-containing protein At1g26500 — protein sequence MMFLRRATALLLTNNHTVQPLRRHFSNPISPVNQQDLLRVCTILYQQQNSPESRLHSKLTSSNFQLTHEFFLQVCNNFPYSWRPVYRFFLFTQQQKNPTFTHSSVSSNKMLDVVSKSRNIDLFWNLLNEAAIRRLANDKTFVIALKTLGAARELKKCVEFFHLMNCNGCGYSVERLNKVVDEMCRVKLVEEAKFVVFKMKDWIKPDGVSYKHLISGFCEKGDLIEASKIWNLMVDEGFVPDVDAVEKFMETFFKVNQFGEALKLFETMRLKRMDELGVSTYRLVIKWLCKKGMMNRAHEVFDEMCERGILVDSLTLGYVVYGLLAKHRVREAYQVVEKIDVVDISVYHGLIKGLLKLRRASEATQVFREMVKRGCEPNMHTYIMLLQGHLGRRGRKGSDPLVNFDTIFVGGLVKVGHSKEAMKYVERVMDRGMEVPRFDYNKFLHYFSNEEGAVMFEDVAKKLKEVGLVDLADILERYGQKMATRDRRRNRFPIIEDTNV from the coding sequence ATGATGTTTCTCCGACGAGCCACCGCACTTTTATTGACAAACAACCACACCGTACAACCCCTCCGCCGCCACTTCTCAAACCCCATTTCACCGGTAAACCAACAAGATCTCCTCCGAGTCTGCACCATTCTCTACCAACAGCAAAACTCGCCCGAGTCACGTCTCCACTCAAAACTCACCTCTTCCAACTTCCAACTCACCCACGAATTCTTCCTCCAAGTCTGCAACAATTTCCCTTACTCATGGCGACCCGTTTACCGTTTCTTCCTTTtcacacaacaacaaaaaaacccaACTTTCACTCACTCCTCTGTTTCCTCCAACAAAATGCTCGATGTTGTTTCGAAGTCTCGCAACATTGATCTCTTCTGGAACCTTCTTAACGAAGCGGCGATTCGTCGTTTGGCTAATGATAAGACCTTTGTGATTGCTTTGAAGACTCTTGGTGCTGCTAGAGAGTTGAAAAAGTGTGTGGAGTTTTTCCACTTGATGAATTGTAATGGGTGTGGTTATAGTGTTGAGAGATTGAATAAAGTTGTTGATGAAATGTGTAGGGTTAAGCTTGTTGAGGAAGCAAAGTTTGTTGTTTTCAAGATGAAGGATTGGATTAAACCTGATGGGGTTAGTTATAAGCATTTGATTAGTGGGTTTTGTGAAAAGGGTGATTTGATTGAAGCTTCTAAGATATGGAATTTGATGGTGGATGAAGGTTTTGTTCCTGATGTTGACGCGGTTGAGAAATTTATGGAGACGTTTTTTAAGGTTAATCAATTCGGCGAGGCTTTGAAGCTGTTTGAAACGATGAGGTTGAAGAGAATGGATGAACTTGGTGTTTCGACTTATAGGCTTGTGATTAAGTGGTTGTGTAAAAAAGGGATGATGAATCGTGCTCATGaagtgtttgatgaaatgtgCGAGAGAGGTATTCTGGTTGATAGTTTGACGTTGGGATATGTTGTTTATGGGCTTCTAGCAAAACATAGAGTTAGAGAGGCTTATCAAGTTGTGGAGAAGATTGATGTTGTGGATATAAGTGTTTATCATGGATTGATAAAAGGGCTTTTGAAGTTGAGAAGAGCAAGTGAAGCGACTCAAGTGTTTAGGGAGATGGTAAAGAGAGGTTGCGAACCGAATATGCATACTTATATAATGTTGTTGCAGGGTCATTTGGGGAGGAGAGGGAGGAAAGGGAGTGATCCTCTTGTGAATTTTGATACTATTTTTGTTGGTGGTTTGGTGAAAGTTGGACATTCGAAGGAAGCTATGAAGTATGTGGAGAGGGTGATGGATAGAGGGATGGAGGTGCCGAGGTTTGATTATAACAAGTTTTTGCATTACTTTTCAAATGAGGAAGGTGCGGTAATGTTTGAGGATGTAGCGAAAAAGTTGAAGGAAGTAGGGTTAGTTGATTTGGCAGACATATTGGAGAGATATGGACAGAAGATGGCAACTAGAGATAGGAGGAGGAATAGATTTCCAATAATCGAAGATACTAATGTATGA
- the LOC131643157 gene encoding uncharacterized protein LOC131643157, which produces MEHDEDEDPPLAVQIQQHDDEPISQQASVGVTLITGYLGSGKSTLVNHILNSQHGKRIAVILNEFGEEIGVERALINEGEDGAVVEEWVELANGCVCCTVKHSLVQALEQLVQRKERLDHILLETTGLANPAPLASILWLDEQLESDVKLDSIVTVVDAKNVRFQMKEHRGSSSFPEAYFQIAFADIVILNKVDLVSAEGSGALKELEEEIHNINSLVEIIHSVRCQVDSSKILNRHAYDTNTAHLEALLEESRSLSSNKLHDSGVRTICVCETGTIDIDKTRIWLEEILWEKKYDMDVYRCKGVLSVQNSDQLHTLQAVRELYEIVPARKWKKEENRVNKIVFIGHNLKEDVLINSLRALATC; this is translated from the exons ATGGAACACGACGAAGACGAAGACCCACCTCTTGCTGTTCAGATTCAACAACATGATGATGAACCCATTTCTCAACAAGCTTCTGTTGGTGTAACTCTCATCACCGGCTACCTTGGTTCCGGCAAATCCACG CTAGTGAATCATATATTGAACTCTCAACATGGGAAGAGGATTGCTGTGATATTGAATGAGTTTGGGGAGGAAATTGGAGTGGAAAGAGCATTGAtaaatgaaggggaagatggtgcAGTTGTTGAAGAATGGGTTGAGCTTGCTAATGGGTGTGTATGTTGCACTGTTAAGCATAGTTTGGTTCAAGCACTTGAGCAGCTTGTACAGAGAAAAGAAAG GCTAGACCATATATTGCTGGAAACCACTGGTTTGGCAAATCCAGCACCTTTGGCATCTATTCTTTGGTTGGATGAGCAGTTGGAATCTGATGTGAAGCTTGATTCTATCGTCACT GTAGTGGATGCCAAAAATGTACGCTTCCAGATGAAGGAGCACCGTGGCTCGTCTTCATTTCCTGAAGCATATTTTCAGATAGCATTTGCG GACATTGTAATTCTTAACAAGGTTGATTTGGTATCTGCAGAAGGCTCTGGAGCTCTCAAGGAACTCGAAGAGGAAATCCATAACATTAACTCACTCGTAGAGATAATTCACTCTGTTCGATGTCAAGTTGACTCATCTAAGATATTGAACCGCCATGCTTACGATACT AATACCGCACATTTAGAGGCATTGTTAGAAGAAAGTCGTTCTCTGTCTTCTAATAAGCTTCATGATAGTGGTGTGAGAACCATATGCGTTTGTGAGACAGGCACAATTGATATTGATAAg ACTCGTATATGGCTAGAAGAAATTCTTTGGGAGAAGAAATACGATATGGATGTATATCGTTGCAAAGGAGTCTTAAGTGTTCAAAATTCTGATCAATTGCATACTTTGCAG GCAGTGAGGGAACTGTATGAGATTGTTCCTGCTCGCAAGTGGAAGAAGGAAGAAAACAGGGTGAATAAGATAGTCTTTATAG GTCATAATCTGAAAGAAGATGTTCTAATAAATTCCTTGAGAGCTCTTGCAACCTGTTAG
- the LOC131643218 gene encoding uncharacterized protein LOC131643218, with translation MRPQSEKTKGRRPRVVVCDSPQTTVSPRPRTQLDRMSLASTQPLMPLLSSPYFISPPSYSFQQTGGPNYPFQQTRGPSYPFQQSDGPSYSYQQSAGPSFPPQVPPGFQQTGGSRTTHPTQVPPSFQQTGGSRTSPTTHIPPGGDDHVEADQDDIEQDEDDVLLDGDNLQGDDNPDEIQIVDGRYYITPVGNNFTPTRTAAKCVSYVIQQMYKDAWTRFGEVPNRDDWFKKFKEKCPWDVLSEKVVKKVFFTRASKRLSDTLRRVRKRWERDGSYSAWMGKDTLDKLLVYWDSPQFKAKSESAKKMRASEKGGHVNAGGSISTYEHMRHMEKRLGRKPLMVELVKETRTKKVGREDYQTLLVEFLVTNPKYTPIEGQLLHPDVDFHIWNEVIGGKGPNGCFFGGGSMAGCLRTSDRILFERVRDGEGSSHPAQLPPQMMETIRQLAVSEARRESEQRETALKTQLEEQQRQIEAMTKRQAEMEGQQRQIEIMAKRQAEMGEQMRLFMQFHGSGNQMFGGNVGVGGAPTNQQDNDEDLNLDDFPDPGDT, from the exons atgcgACCCCAGTCTGAGAAGACTAAAGGTAGACGTCCGAGGGTAGTGGTATGCGACTCACCTCAGACGACAGTATCTCCCCGCCCACGGACTCAGCTAGACCGCATGTCTTTGGCCAGCACTCAACCTCTTATGCCATTACTCTCCTCTCCATATTTTATTAGCCCACCTAGTTATTCATTCCAGCAGACTGGGGGACCTAACTATCCATTCCAGCAGACTAGGGGACCTAGCTATCCATTCCAGCAAAGTGATGGACCTAGTTATTCATACCAGCAGAGTGCTGGACCTAGCTTTCCACCACAGGTCCCCCCAGGTTTCCAACAGACTGGGGGATCTCGCACCACACATCCGACACAagtgcccccatccttccagcagacagggGGATCACGTACCTCACCTACCACACATATACCTCCAGGCGGGGATGATCATGTGGAGGCAGATCAGGATGATATTGAGCAGGATGAGGACGATGTTTTGTTGGATGGCGATAATCTTCAGGGGGACGATAATCCGGATGAGATTCAAATCGTCGATGGCAGATATTATATTACGCCTGTCGGAAATAA TTTTACTCCGACTCGGACAGCTGCAAAGTGTGTGAGCTATGTGATTCAGCAAATGTATAAAGATGCTTGGACGAGATTTGGAGAAGTTCCAAATAGAGATGATTGGTTTAAAAAATTTAAg GAAAAGTGCCCATGGGATGTTTTGAGCGAGAAGGTTGTTAAAAAAGTCTTTTTCACCAGAGCATCAAAAAGACTTTCTGACACCTTACgacgtgttagaaagcgttgggaacgtGATGGTAGTTATTCCGCTTGGATGGGCAAAGACACTCTTGATAAACTTCTGGTCTATTGGGATTCACCTCAATTTAAAGCTAAGTCTGAAAGTGCCAAaaaaatgagggcatctgaaaaaggTGGGCACGTTAATGCTGGTGGAAGTATAAGTACCTACGAACATATGCGACACATG gaaAAGAGGTTGGGGAGAAAACCACTCATGGTCGAGTTAGTTAAGGAGACTCGGACGAAAAAAGTCGGGAGA gaggattatcaaACATTGCTTGTAGAATTTTTGGTCACTAATCCGAAATACACTCCTATAGAAGGACAACTGCTTCATCCAGATGTTGATTTTCATATTTGGAATGAAGTTATTGGCGGAAAAGGTCCTAATGgatgtttttttggtggtggaagtATGGCGGGATGCTTGAGAACTAGTGAtagaattttatttgaaagaGTTAGAGATGGGGAAGGATCGTCACACCCAGCTCAATTGCCCCCGCAAATGATGGAAACAATAAGACAATTGGCGGTAAGTGAGGCGAGACGCGAGTCAGAGCAACGTGAGACGGCGTTAAAAACCCAATTAGAGGAGCAACAACGACAAATAGAGGCAATGACGAAGAGGCAAGCGGAGATGGAGGGGCAACAAAGACAAATAGAGATAATGGCCAAGAGGCAAGCGGAGATGGGGGAGCAAATGCGGCTATTTATGCAATTTCATGGAAGCGGTAATCAAATGTTTGGTGGAAACGTTGGAGTTGGTGGTGCACCGACAAATCAACAAGATAATGATGAAGATTTAAACCTTGATGATTTTCCCGATCCAGGAGATACTTAA